From Streptomyces griseorubiginosus, one genomic window encodes:
- a CDS encoding WhiB family transcriptional regulator codes for MDWRHNAVCREEDPELFFPIGNTGPALLQIEEAKAVCRRCPVMDQCLQWALESGQDSGVWGGLSEDERRAMKRRAARNRARQASA; via the coding sequence ATGGACTGGCGTCACAACGCCGTTTGCCGCGAGGAAGACCCCGAGCTCTTCTTCCCCATCGGCAACACCGGTCCTGCGCTGCTGCAGATCGAGGAAGCCAAGGCCGTCTGCCGTCGCTGCCCCGTTATGGATCAGTGTCTGCAGTGGGCGCTCGAGTCCGGCCAGGACTCCGGCGTCTGGGGTGGTCTCAGCGAGGACGAGCGTCGCGCCATGAAGCGCCGTGCCGCCCGCAACCGGGCCCGTCAGGCTTCTGCCTGA
- a CDS encoding diacylglycerol/lipid kinase family protein has translation MRALLVVNPAATTTSARTRDVLIHALASEMKLEAVTTEYRGHARDLGRQAAESKDIDLVVALGGDGTVNEVVNGLLYAGPDPERLPGLAVVPGGSTNVFARALGLPNDAVEATGALLDALREGSERTVGLGLASGTPGTEDEAVPGRWFTFNAGLGFDAGVVGRVEQQRERGRKSTHALYVRQALRQFFGEAHRRHGTITLERPDAEPVNDLVLSIVSNTSPWTFLGNHPMYASPKASFDKGLDVLGLSRMTTTAIARYGTQLLTSSPERGPHGKHAVSLHDLDRFTLHSKVPLPLQMDGDHLGLRTSVTFTGVRRALRVIV, from the coding sequence ATGCGTGCACTTCTCGTGGTCAATCCGGCGGCAACCACCACAAGCGCACGTACGCGCGATGTCCTGATCCATGCGCTGGCGAGCGAGATGAAACTCGAGGCGGTCACCACCGAGTACCGCGGTCACGCGCGCGACCTGGGCCGGCAGGCGGCGGAGAGCAAGGACATCGACCTGGTCGTGGCCCTCGGCGGCGACGGCACGGTCAACGAGGTCGTCAACGGCCTCCTGTACGCAGGGCCCGACCCCGAGCGCCTCCCCGGTCTCGCCGTCGTCCCCGGCGGCTCCACCAACGTCTTCGCCCGCGCCCTGGGCCTGCCCAACGACGCCGTGGAGGCCACCGGCGCCCTCCTGGACGCCCTGCGCGAGGGCAGCGAGCGCACGGTCGGTCTCGGACTGGCATCCGGCACACCCGGCACCGAGGACGAAGCCGTGCCGGGCCGGTGGTTCACCTTCAACGCGGGGCTCGGATTCGACGCCGGTGTGGTGGGACGGGTGGAGCAGCAGCGGGAACGCGGCAGGAAATCCACACACGCTCTCTACGTCCGCCAGGCACTGCGCCAGTTCTTCGGTGAGGCGCACCGCCGGCACGGGACGATCACCCTGGAGCGGCCGGATGCGGAGCCGGTGAACGATCTGGTCCTTTCCATAGTCTCGAACACCTCTCCGTGGACCTTCCTGGGCAATCACCCGATGTACGCGTCGCCTAAGGCCTCGTTCGATAAAGGCCTCGACGTACTCGGTCTCAGCCGCATGACGACGACCGCGATCGCCCGATATGGCACCCAGTTGCTCACTTCGTCCCCCGAACGCGGCCCCCATGGCAAGCACGCTGTGTCCCTGCACGACCTGGACCGGTTCACCTTGCATTCGAAGGTGCCTCTGCCCCTCCAGATGGACGGCGACCACCTCGGACTGCGCACGAGCGTGACGTTCACAGGCGTACGCCGTGCACTGCGTGTGATTGTGTGA
- a CDS encoding anti-sigma regulatory factor codes for MSQIAGEPATQDFVEVRLPAAGAYLSVLRTATAGLAARLDFTLDEIEDLRIAVDEACAILLQQAVPGSVLSCVFRLVDDSLEVTVSAPTTDGHAPSRDTFAWTVLSALAGKVSSAVDEDKTVSISLYKQRGAGPGPA; via the coding sequence GTGTCCCAGATCGCAGGCGAGCCCGCGACCCAGGACTTCGTGGAAGTCCGGCTGCCGGCCGCGGGTGCCTACCTGTCGGTGCTGCGGACGGCCACGGCCGGCCTCGCAGCCCGTTTGGACTTCACCCTCGACGAGATCGAGGACCTGCGCATCGCGGTGGACGAGGCCTGCGCGATCCTGCTCCAGCAGGCCGTGCCCGGCTCGGTGCTCAGCTGTGTCTTCCGACTCGTCGACGACTCGCTGGAGGTCACCGTCTCGGCCCCGACCACGGACGGTCACGCACCCTCGCGCGACACCTTCGCCTGGACCGTCCTGTCGGCCCTCGCGGGCAAGGTCTCGTCGGCCGTGGACGAGGACAAAACCGTTTCGATCAGCCTCTACAAACAGCGCGGCGCGGGACCCGGGCCGGCGTGA
- a CDS encoding RNA polymerase sigma factor SigF — MRDEERGTRELPAEGGHRPDHPSGAGSLGDDGPGGSRRMVDGIDGIPEQARPHPEEGVGDTTATGLLDDGQRDREGAVQGAPPAGRTGVFPVRTEARARGRATGGTMSEHERNAEDGAAGANNTPVPHHDPHDRSGARALFVELRALKDGSPEYAELRNRLVRMHLPLVEHLARRFRNRGEPLDDLTQVATIGLIKSVDRFDPDRGVEFSTYATPTVVGEIKRHFRDKGWAVRVPRRLQELRLALTTATAELSQQHGRSPTVHELAEKLAISEEEVLEGLESANAYSTLSLDVPDTDDESPAVADTLGAEDEALEGVEYRESLKPLLEDLPPREKRILLLRFFGNMTQSQIAQEVGISQMHVSRLLARTLAQLREKLLVEE; from the coding sequence GTGCGGGACGAAGAGCGCGGCACACGGGAGCTGCCGGCCGAGGGCGGACACCGCCCCGACCACCCGAGCGGCGCCGGCAGCCTGGGCGACGACGGCCCCGGCGGTTCCCGACGCATGGTGGACGGCATCGACGGCATCCCCGAGCAGGCCCGGCCGCACCCGGAGGAGGGCGTCGGTGACACCACGGCGACCGGCCTCCTGGACGACGGGCAGCGTGATCGGGAAGGTGCCGTGCAGGGCGCGCCTCCGGCAGGGCGGACCGGGGTCTTCCCGGTGCGGACGGAGGCGAGGGCTCGTGGAAGGGCGACGGGCGGGACGATGAGCGAGCACGAGCGAAACGCAGAGGACGGCGCGGCGGGCGCGAACAACACGCCGGTCCCGCACCATGATCCACATGACCGCAGCGGAGCACGCGCGCTGTTCGTCGAGCTGCGCGCGCTGAAGGACGGCAGCCCGGAGTACGCGGAGCTGCGCAACCGGCTGGTCCGGATGCACCTGCCGCTCGTCGAGCACCTCGCGCGCCGCTTCCGCAACCGCGGCGAGCCGCTGGACGACCTGACCCAGGTCGCCACGATCGGTCTGATCAAGTCGGTCGACCGCTTCGACCCGGACCGCGGCGTCGAGTTCTCGACGTACGCGACGCCCACGGTCGTCGGTGAGATCAAGCGTCACTTCCGCGACAAGGGCTGGGCGGTCCGTGTGCCGCGGCGCCTCCAGGAGCTGCGACTGGCCCTCACGACGGCCACGGCCGAGCTCTCCCAGCAGCACGGCCGCTCCCCCACGGTCCATGAGCTGGCCGAGAAACTGGCCATCTCGGAGGAGGAGGTCCTGGAGGGCCTGGAGTCCGCCAACGCGTACTCCACACTGTCCCTGGACGTCCCGGACACCGACGACGAGTCCCCGGCGGTGGCGGACACCCTCGGTGCGGAGGACGAGGCGCTGGAGGGCGTCGAGTACCGCGAGTCGCTGAAGCCGCTGCTGGAGGATCTCCCTCCGCGCGAGAAGCGAATCCTGCTGCTCCGGTTCTTCGGCAACATGACCCAGTCGCAGATCGCGCAGGAGGTCGGCATCTCCCAGATGCACGTCTCCCGCCTGCTGGCCCGCACCCTGGCCCAACTCCGGGAAAAGCTCCTGGTGGAGGAGTAG
- a CDS encoding UBP-type zinc finger domain-containing protein, which yields MKQCTHADALPHPEPEPLNETCPECLRDGTHPVQLRLCLTCGHVGCCDSSPGQHATKHHKDTDHPIMRTHEPGENWRWCFVDHVLV from the coding sequence ATGAAACAGTGCACGCACGCCGACGCGCTGCCGCACCCGGAACCCGAGCCTCTCAACGAGACGTGTCCGGAGTGCCTGAGGGACGGCACCCACCCGGTACAACTGCGCCTGTGCCTCACGTGCGGTCACGTCGGCTGCTGCGACTCCTCGCCGGGACAGCACGCGACGAAGCACCACAAGGACACCGACCACCCGATCATGCGCACCCATGAACCAGGAGAGAACTGGCGTTGGTGCTTCGTCGACCACGTCCTTGTGTGA